The following proteins are encoded in a genomic region of Gimesia algae:
- the tkt gene encoding transketolase — protein sequence MTPSAISPESLDELCVNTLRLLAVDMVQKAGSGHPGLPLGSAAMAYTLWDRFLRFNPADPNWPDRDRFVLSAGHGSALLYAMLHVTGFDLPLDELKRFRQWGSRTAGHPEHGMTPGVEATTGPLGQGFANAVGMAIVETHLAARFNRPDHTIVDHFTYVLASDGDLMEGISSEAGSLAGHLGLGKLVVLYADNHITIEGDTELTFTEDRGARFAAFGWQIQHVADGNDLASVAHAIQAARDEKDRPSLIAVRTHIGYGSPHKQDSAAAHGEPLGEDEVRLTKERLGWPTESSFHLPPDALDHFRQAVTRGKTWQAEWAACFEAYGKAYPDLAQEFDRVMRGELPAGWDAALPTFPSEKGPLATRAASGQCINALAPGLPELMGGSADLAPSTQTFMEGVGTFQSNERAGRNMHFGIREHSMGAILNGMALHHGLIPYGATFLIFSDYMRPPIRLAAMNHLPVIYVFTHDSIGMGEDGPTHQPVEQLLCLRSIPSLFVIRPADANETVAAWRIAVGRRNGPVALVLTRQKLPVLDPNDYQSVPVGVSHGGYVLADAAGDETPDLILVGTGSEVHLALEARKVLAGEGVRAQVVSLPCWELFMTQPETHRHQVIIPGVPLLSIEAGSTLGWESYFSPQTAAIGVDHFGASAPGEVVMREYGFTVENVCERARALLQQPKERR from the coding sequence ATGACCCCCTCCGCTATTTCTCCAGAGTCTCTAGATGAGCTTTGTGTTAATACGTTACGTCTTCTGGCGGTGGATATGGTGCAGAAGGCTGGATCAGGCCATCCGGGCCTGCCACTGGGGTCTGCCGCTATGGCCTATACTTTGTGGGACCGCTTTCTCCGGTTCAATCCGGCCGATCCGAACTGGCCTGACCGCGATCGCTTTGTGCTCTCAGCCGGCCACGGCAGCGCGCTACTCTACGCGATGCTTCATGTTACCGGATTTGATCTGCCACTGGATGAACTGAAACGCTTTCGGCAGTGGGGCAGCCGAACCGCGGGGCATCCGGAGCACGGAATGACTCCGGGAGTGGAAGCCACCACCGGTCCGTTGGGTCAGGGGTTTGCCAACGCTGTCGGGATGGCGATTGTTGAGACCCATCTGGCGGCCCGGTTCAACCGGCCGGATCACACTATCGTGGATCACTTTACTTACGTCCTCGCCAGTGACGGCGACCTGATGGAAGGCATCTCCTCGGAAGCCGGTTCCCTGGCCGGCCACCTCGGGCTGGGGAAGTTAGTCGTCCTATATGCCGACAATCACATCACGATCGAAGGGGACACGGAACTCACCTTCACCGAAGACCGCGGGGCTCGCTTCGCTGCCTTCGGCTGGCAGATCCAGCATGTCGCGGATGGCAACGACCTCGCGTCCGTCGCTCATGCGATTCAGGCAGCGCGGGACGAGAAAGACCGGCCTTCGCTGATCGCCGTTCGCACACACATCGGCTATGGAAGCCCGCACAAGCAGGACTCTGCAGCGGCCCATGGCGAGCCTTTGGGCGAGGATGAAGTGCGTCTGACCAAGGAGCGTCTGGGCTGGCCGACAGAATCATCTTTTCATCTCCCCCCGGACGCCCTGGACCATTTCCGGCAGGCAGTCACCAGGGGAAAGACATGGCAGGCTGAATGGGCGGCTTGTTTTGAGGCGTATGGGAAGGCGTATCCCGATCTGGCCCAGGAGTTCGACCGGGTCATGCGCGGAGAGCTTCCTGCAGGCTGGGACGCAGCCCTGCCGACTTTCCCGTCAGAGAAAGGGCCGCTGGCAACCCGTGCCGCATCGGGTCAGTGTATTAACGCTCTTGCACCGGGCTTGCCCGAGTTGATGGGCGGTTCCGCCGACCTGGCCCCCAGCACACAAACGTTCATGGAGGGGGTCGGCACCTTTCAGTCGAATGAGCGAGCGGGACGGAACATGCATTTCGGCATCCGCGAGCACTCCATGGGGGCGATCCTCAACGGCATGGCGCTGCACCACGGACTTATTCCCTACGGTGCCACATTTCTGATTTTCAGCGATTACATGCGACCACCTATCCGGCTGGCGGCGATGAATCATCTGCCGGTGATTTACGTTTTCACCCACGACAGTATCGGTATGGGTGAGGACGGTCCGACTCATCAACCGGTCGAGCAACTCCTCTGTCTGCGTTCCATTCCAAGTCTGTTTGTTATCCGTCCTGCCGACGCCAACGAGACCGTTGCCGCCTGGCGTATCGCCGTTGGTCGCCGGAATGGTCCGGTGGCGTTGGTGTTGACCAGACAGAAACTCCCTGTCCTTGATCCGAATGATTATCAGAGTGTCCCGGTTGGGGTATCGCACGGCGGTTATGTTCTGGCGGACGCTGCCGGGGATGAAACCCCCGATCTGATCCTCGTGGGGACGGGGTCTGAAGTTCATCTTGCACTGGAAGCTCGGAAGGTTCTGGCCGGTGAAGGAGTCCGCGCACAGGTTGTCAGCCTGCCCTGCTGGGAATTGTTCATGACTCAACCGGAGACACACCGGCATCAGGTCATCATCCCCGGTGTACCTCTACTTTCCATCGAGGCCGGCTCGACTTTGGGTTGGGAGTCATATTTTAGCCCCCAGACCGCCGCGATCGGCGTCGATCACTTTGGTGCATCGGCGCCGGGAGAGGTCGTGATGCGGGAATACGGTTTCACAGTCGAAAACGTCTGCGAGCGGGCGAGGGCCTTGCTGCAGCAACCGAAGGAGAGGCGATAA
- a CDS encoding RpiB/LacA/LacB family sugar-phosphate isomerase, with protein sequence MRIGLAADHGGFALKGEIIAFLRDAGHEVVDFGARDLTPEDDYPDYIVPLARAVAKGEVERGVAFCGSGVGASIAANKVPGVRAGLIHDGYSAHQGVEDDDMNVLCLGSRVIGVELAKELVHFFLNANFSGYERHRRRLDKVAALERENLL encoded by the coding sequence ATGCGTATCGGACTGGCCGCCGACCATGGCGGATTTGCGCTCAAGGGAGAGATCATCGCGTTCCTGCGGGATGCGGGCCATGAGGTGGTAGACTTCGGCGCACGCGACTTGACGCCCGAGGATGATTACCCTGATTACATCGTGCCTCTGGCACGGGCAGTGGCAAAAGGCGAAGTCGAACGGGGAGTTGCATTCTGCGGCAGCGGCGTCGGTGCGTCCATCGCTGCTAACAAGGTGCCCGGTGTTCGTGCTGGACTGATCCACGACGGCTACTCCGCCCACCAGGGAGTCGAGGACGACGACATGAACGTTCTCTGTCTGGGTAGTCGCGTGATTGGCGTTGAACTCGCCAAAGAACTGGTACACTTCTTTCTGAATGCGAATTTCAGCGGTTATGAGAGACACCGACGAAGATTGGATAAAGTTGCCGCGCTGGAACGTGAAAATCTCCTTTGA
- the istA gene encoding IS21 family transposase encodes MLTVDDYGRIRRAHRDGMSIREIARTFHHSRRKIREVLHGAGQPQQYSQRQTQAAPRLGPFHETIRQILADDESQPPKQRHTAQRIFERLRDEHGYLGGYDAVCRFVRKHRTNKRETFIPLDHQPGQRLEADFGKIYVDFPDGRRRVSVLILVWSYSNAPFVIALPTERTEAILEGMVQAFEYFDRVPKEVWWDNPKTVADAVLSGRSRKINQRYAALASHYVFEPLFCLPASGNEKPVVENRVKTLQRKWSTPVPKMEDFEELNNYLRQCCLQEQQRLSSGKTETIGTRLEQDKQNAAGLPRHRFDPCIRREVKVNKYQFARFENVDYSVPRQCAFQTVSVKGYVDRVEMVFKGTVVATHQRSYEKGCQILNPLHYLAALGRRPAALDHSNVYRQWKLPPVFDELRERLENRHGLCAGAKQYVRVLQLLSAHPVQRVQKTIEQLRGPEGADADRIIRRVKRSTAHARNQPDFSPATLSKEELSRPEVLSVQVPCPSLNHFDLFLSTSTQGDHRAPTNNTEEKRSESTAAEQSQAVKVTGHECGVREVGPRSGQLKSDVRAISAAVD; translated from the coding sequence ATGCTTACGGTGGACGATTACGGACGTATACGGCGTGCTCATCGCGACGGGATGAGCATCCGGGAAATCGCTCGGACATTTCATCATTCACGGCGAAAGATCCGCGAAGTATTACACGGTGCAGGGCAACCGCAACAATATTCGCAGCGCCAGACTCAGGCGGCTCCCCGACTGGGCCCCTTCCATGAGACCATCCGACAGATTCTCGCCGATGATGAATCGCAACCACCCAAACAGCGGCACACAGCACAACGAATCTTTGAGCGACTGCGGGACGAGCACGGCTATCTCGGCGGTTACGATGCAGTTTGTCGATTCGTGCGGAAGCACCGAACCAATAAACGTGAAACATTCATCCCGCTTGATCACCAACCGGGCCAACGGCTGGAAGCCGACTTCGGCAAGATTTATGTCGATTTTCCCGACGGACGACGACGGGTTTCAGTGTTGATTCTGGTCTGGTCGTATTCCAACGCCCCCTTTGTGATCGCTCTACCGACGGAACGGACCGAAGCGATTCTGGAAGGCATGGTGCAGGCGTTCGAGTATTTTGATCGCGTTCCCAAAGAAGTCTGGTGGGACAACCCGAAAACGGTAGCCGACGCGGTGCTCAGCGGGCGGAGTCGCAAAATCAACCAACGTTATGCAGCCCTGGCAAGTCATTATGTCTTTGAACCACTGTTCTGCCTGCCGGCCAGCGGGAACGAAAAACCGGTCGTTGAGAATCGCGTGAAGACGTTGCAGCGGAAATGGTCGACTCCGGTTCCCAAGATGGAAGATTTCGAGGAACTCAACAACTATCTTCGGCAATGCTGCCTCCAGGAACAGCAGCGTCTCAGTAGTGGTAAGACAGAAACCATCGGCACACGATTGGAACAGGACAAACAAAACGCCGCCGGGTTGCCCAGGCACCGCTTTGATCCGTGCATCCGCCGGGAAGTAAAGGTCAACAAGTATCAGTTCGCCCGGTTTGAGAACGTGGATTACAGCGTGCCGCGACAGTGTGCGTTTCAGACGGTGAGCGTCAAAGGTTACGTTGACCGTGTGGAAATGGTCTTTAAGGGAACTGTGGTGGCAACCCATCAAAGAAGCTATGAGAAAGGGTGTCAGATTCTTAACCCGTTGCATTACCTCGCAGCTTTGGGGCGGCGACCGGCTGCGTTAGATCATTCCAACGTCTACCGTCAGTGGAAGCTACCGCCGGTGTTTGACGAACTTCGCGAACGGCTGGAAAACCGGCATGGCTTATGTGCGGGAGCAAAACAATATGTACGAGTGCTACAGCTATTGTCCGCACATCCAGTCCAGCGCGTCCAGAAAACCATCGAACAGTTGCGTGGCCCCGAAGGAGCGGATGCCGACCGGATCATTCGCCGGGTCAAACGCAGTACCGCGCATGCCCGCAATCAGCCTGATTTCTCTCCGGCAACTCTGAGCAAAGAAGAATTGAGTCGTCCGGAGGTCTTGTCGGTACAGGTTCCCTGTCCGAGCCTGAACCATTTTGATTTGTTTCTTTCTACGTCAACACAAGGAGATCATCGTGCCCCCACAAACAATACAGAAGAAAAACGATCCGAATCTACTGCTGCAGAGCAATCTCAAGCAGTTAAGGTTACCGGCCATGAATGCGGAGTTCGAGAAGTTGGCCCACGAAGCGGCCAACTCAAATCAGACGTTCGAGCAATATCTGCTGCAGTTGACTGA
- the istB gene encoding IS21-like element helper ATPase IstB encodes MNAEFEKLAHEAANSNQTFEQYLLQLTELEVAARSTNALTSRIKQAQFPVEKGLEDYDFAAMKSVNKQKVLELARGEWVRQHTNLCLLGQPGTGKTHLAIALGLAACREGIRTKFFTAAALVNQLETAQQQYSLERLLNRLDKLDLLIVDELGYLSFSRAGAELLFQVFADRYERRSLLITSNLAFSDWGQIFQGERMTAALLDRLTHHCEIFEMNGESYRFKESMKQKKPPRKKA; translated from the coding sequence ATGAATGCGGAGTTCGAGAAGTTGGCCCACGAAGCGGCCAACTCAAATCAGACGTTCGAGCAATATCTGCTGCAGTTGACTGAACTGGAAGTGGCGGCACGGTCCACGAATGCGCTGACCAGCCGGATCAAACAGGCTCAGTTCCCAGTGGAAAAAGGGCTGGAAGATTACGACTTCGCGGCCATGAAATCAGTCAACAAACAGAAGGTGTTGGAGCTGGCCCGTGGTGAATGGGTCCGGCAACATACCAATCTCTGTCTGCTTGGTCAGCCGGGAACGGGCAAAACCCATCTGGCGATTGCACTGGGCCTGGCCGCCTGTCGTGAAGGAATCCGAACGAAATTCTTCACCGCTGCGGCACTCGTCAATCAACTGGAAACCGCGCAACAGCAATACAGTCTGGAGCGTCTCCTGAACAGGCTCGACAAGCTCGATCTGCTGATTGTCGACGAGCTGGGTTATCTGTCTTTCAGCCGTGCTGGTGCGGAACTACTGTTCCAGGTGTTTGCTGATCGTTATGAAAGACGAAGTCTGCTGATCACCAGCAACCTCGCCTTCAGCGACTGGGGCCAGATCTTTCAGGGCGAACGGATGACGGCAGCACTTTTGGATCGATTAACGCACCATTGTGAAATATTTGAGATGAATGGTGAAAGCTATCGGTTCAAAGAGTCGATGAAACAAAAGAAGCCACCTCGCAAAAAAGCCTGA
- the tnpA gene encoding IS66 family insertion sequence element accessory protein TnpA: MVQNNSSETAQVWADRLERFDQAEITVAQFCQNENVSKASYYYWRRKVRGRRKIRGTTRRDHQRLRDSTSAPPRQTARKPAGFLPVTLAASSPATVMAVDLPGGIRIRFEIPSCSQEARS, from the coding sequence ATGGTCCAAAACAATTCGAGTGAAACCGCCCAAGTCTGGGCAGACCGACTGGAGCGATTCGACCAGGCTGAAATCACCGTCGCGCAGTTCTGCCAAAACGAAAACGTCTCAAAAGCGTCCTACTATTACTGGCGGCGGAAGGTCCGCGGCCGGCGGAAGATCCGCGGTACCACCAGGAGAGACCATCAACGGCTTCGCGACAGCACGTCTGCCCCTCCTCGACAGACTGCCAGAAAGCCGGCAGGTTTCCTGCCCGTCACGCTTGCAGCGTCCTCACCGGCCACTGTCATGGCCGTCGATCTGCCGGGCGGCATTCGCATTCGATTCGAGATCCCGTCCTGTAGCCAGGAGGCCCGCTCATGA
- the tnpB gene encoding IS66 family insertion sequence element accessory protein TnpB (TnpB, as the term is used for proteins encoded by IS66 family insertion elements, is considered an accessory protein, since TnpC, encoded by a neighboring gene, is a DDE family transposase.) codes for MMGLPSGTPIYLCTEPVDFRNGFDGLTGIVTATLGQNVLNGSLFLFVNRRRDRIKALWWETGGLTLWYRRLEQGTVELPSPEDDKTHVTIDSVELAMWIAGVSLKSSRHRRKRMAAV; via the coding sequence ATGATGGGCTTGCCCAGCGGCACGCCCATCTACCTTTGCACCGAGCCGGTAGATTTTCGCAACGGCTTCGACGGTTTAACCGGCATTGTCACCGCGACGCTGGGTCAGAACGTCCTCAACGGTTCTCTATTCCTGTTTGTGAACCGCCGGCGCGATCGCATCAAAGCCCTGTGGTGGGAGACCGGCGGACTGACGTTATGGTACCGGCGGCTTGAGCAAGGTACCGTTGAGCTGCCCAGCCCCGAAGACGACAAAACCCATGTGACCATCGATTCGGTCGAACTGGCCATGTGGATCGCCGGCGTTTCGCTGAAGTCGTCCAGGCACAGAAGAAAGCGAATGGCTGCGGTCTGA